The window ACGTCACTGGCGCCGCCCGATGTCCGGAGCAGGTAGCCGCCCGACGTGGTGACGAGGACGTCCTTGGCCGTACGCGGCGAACTGCCGGGCGCGTCATGCGTCAGCGCCCCGGCGATGGCTTCCCGCAACTGCAGTACGTAGGTCTGCAGTGTCGTGCGCGCGCTTCTCGGCGGCTCTTCTCCCCACAGTTCCTCGAACAGCGAGGGCACGGAGACGACCTGGTCGGCGTGCAGGGCCAGCATCGCGAGAACCTGCCGCGGCTTCGGTGCGGACGGCGTGACCGACACACCGTTCTCGCTGACGGCCAACACGCCCAATGCATCGATGTCCACGCGGTTTTCCCCTGTTCGTGTCAGCCCGATGAGACATGTGTCCAGCCGTCCGGGGCCGGCAAGTCAGGCCCTCGTAGACTCCCAGTAAAAAACGGCCATGCCGGTTTGTCAATATCAAACCGGATGCCCCGTTTTTGGGTTCGCCGGACGCACATGCATGCGCGAGGACCGACGTCGACTTTCCTTCCGGAGGCACCGGGGCAGGAGACGCAGCGGGAGGGGAAGCTTTCGGAACCGCATCGAGTGTCCGTGACTACACGTCAGCAGGGGCGTCTCGGTCAATGGTGCCGAGCGGCCCACCGCCGGAGACCTGCTCGCTCGCCGAGGCCATGGGGGGACTGAGCCAGGTCACGCCGGCCTGCTCGACCACCTCGGTGGACAGGACCAGTTGCCCCTTGGACCAAGCCGGCGGCCGCCCCGGCTTCTTGCCCACCGGCATTGACGGCTCCAGTCTGGCCCACTGCTCGTCCGTCAAGTCCCCGCGCCCCACGAGCGGATCATCGCAGATCTTGATCCACTTCTGAACCGGGGCTCAGCAGAGCTCGCCCTCCAGCAGCCCCATCGTGAACATGTCGTACCACTTGCCGTCACGGCGGAAGACCTGCCGAAGACGGCCCTCCTCCACGAAGCCGACCTTTTCGTAGACCCTGCGCGCGGCGTCGTTCTCGGTGACCACGGTCAGCGTTATCTTGTGGAGGCGCATGTCCTCGAAGCCGTAGCGGCAGATCGTCCGCACCGCATCGGTGGCGTATCCGCGGCCCCAGTATGCCTTCTCGCCCAGGTAGATATCGAGTTTCGCGATGCCCTTCTCCGGGTCCGCGTCGTGCAGCATGACCAGGCCGATGAGCTGGCCGTCGGTCAGTGCCTCAATGCCAAGGAGCAAGTCGCCATAGGTGTTGCGGGGACGCTCCTCCAGCCACGTGCGGACGCGCTCCACCGGCTGGGCATACGTGTCGTCCATCCACCGCATGACCTCGGGGTCGTGGTTCCAGCGCCACAGTGCGTCGGCGTCTGCGGGGCCCATCGCCCGCAGTTTCACCAGTTCTCCGAGCGCCATGTTCACCGACCCCTTGTGCATCTCGTGATCATCTTACGAATCACGAAGTGGTACCACGGCCGGGATCGCACGCTCAATCGGTTTCGGCGGTGACGAAGCGCCCGTCGATGGGCTCAGGCGGCGAATCCGATGGTGGTGACGTACTCGTACTGTCCCCACTGGGAGCCGAGGTCGACGACCTGGTCGATCCACGCGTTATCCAGCTCTTGGCCGTCGCCGGCTGCCCATGCGTCGACGATGCGGTCCCAGTTGCGGACGTTCATGGTGCGGAACTCGACGGCGCGCTGACGCGGCCGGTCGACCCGGGACTGGTTGACCGGGTGGATCTCCACCCGGGTGCCGCGGCCCTCTTTGTTGAGGCGGGCGGTCAGATAGCGGGCCACGTTCACGCGCCGCACCGTGCGGTACGCCTGCTCGATGCGTGCGAGGTTTGTGCGGGAGGGTGTGCGGGTGCCGGCCTGCCAGGCGCGCAGGGTGCGGTCGGTGACGGTCAGTCCGGCCGCGCGGGCAGCTTCGCGGGCGTGGGCGGTGCGGGTGAGGTAGTGCAGGCGGGCCTGGAGGCCTCGCCGGGCCGTGATGGGGGTGGTGATGTAGCCGGCGAGGGCGTCCAGTTGCCGGGCGACGGCTTCGTGGCCTCTGATGCCGTGGGCGCCGTACTTGCCGAACTCGATGTTCCGCTCAGGCATGGTCTCTTCCGAATCCAGGGTGCTGGATCACTGTACGGGGCTGTGAGCGCCGATCTCCCGTCCCGGTGGGGGAATTTCGACGCCGGGGCATGGTGATCGGTGTGAGGAGGCGTCTTCAGGGGGCTGTGTGGTGGTGTCCGGGTGGGTGCCGGTGGTGTGTGTGTTCGAGCTGGCCGAGCGGCAGGTGGGTCTTGAGCGCGGACAGGTAGGCGCCGTTGATGTCGAGGGCGGTCACTTCGTGCCGGCCGTTGGGCAGTTCGGGGCGCGTCCATTCCGGGCGGGCCTTCACCGCCTCCACCCCCGCTGCCGGCGCCCTGCGCCCGCTGCGCGACCCCGACGCGCCCGACCTGGCCGAGGACGACGACGGACGAGCGGCAGGAACGCGCGTGAGAAGACGCCATCGTGCGATCCGCAGGTGTCTCGCGCGGTCAGGGGGTGGGATCGGAAGGGCGTTGCCGCTGCTGGGTGTCGGCGAGGCGGGCCAGTGTTTCGGCGATGCCCGGCAGGAGGTCGGCCGGGATGTGGTCGAGAACCCGGCGCCGGGCGCTGGCGAGGTGGGCGGGTTGAGCCGTTCGCATGGCGTGCAGGCCGGTGTCGGTGAGGACGGCTTCGCTGCCGCGGGCGTCCTGGCTGTGGCGTTCCTTGCGCACCATGTCGTGGCGGGACAGGCCGTCGATGATCCTCGTGATGCGTGAGGGGGTCAGGCCGGAGGCGGTCGCGAGGGCGGACATGCGCATGCGGTGGTCGGGTGCCTCGCTCAGCAGCAGCAGGACGGCGAACTCGGTCATGGTCACGCCGGTGCGGCCCATGTCCTCCTCCAGCAGGCGCGGCAGGGAGTGCACCAGACGCCCCAGGCTCTGCCACAGCAGCAGTTCGTCGGCGTTCAGCTGATCGTCTTCGGGCGGGATGGAGTCCATGCGGACCACTGTATTTGACTGGGCAAGCAACTAGTGTGATTGTTGCTGAAGCAAGCAAATTAAGGGGGGCTGCATGACTTCCCAAGCACCTGCACCGGACGGTTTCCAGCACGCTGTCGCCGACGTCAACGGTGTCGGCATCCACTACGTCGCCGGCGGGTCCGGGCCCGTGGTCGTCCTCATTCACGGCTGGCCGTTCAGCTGGATCGAGTGGCGGGCTCTGATGCCGCTGCTCGCGGCCCGGGGCTTCACGGTCATCGCCCCCGACCTGCGCGGTTCCGGCGACTCCCGGATACCGGACGGCCACTGGACCAAGCGGGAGGAGGCCGAAGACCTCCATCACCTGCTCAGGCACCTGGGCCACGACCGCGCGTACGTGGTCGGTACCGATGTCGGCACGGTGACCGCTCACGCCTGGGCCCAGCATCATCCCGACGACGTGGAGCGGCTGGTGCTCAGCGAGGCGTTCCTTCCCGGCTACGGCCTGGAGGAGCACATGAACCCCGCCACCGGGGGCTCCTGGCACTTCGGCTTCCACGCCCAGAGCGAGCTGGCCGCCATGCTCACCGCGGGCAAGGAGGAGCAGTATCTGTCCGGCTTCTGGACGGTGATGACCCGCGGCGGCATCACCGAGGCGGACCGCGCCGACCTGCTGCGCGCCTACACGCGTCCCGACGCGATGCGCGGCGGGTTCGAGCACTACGCCACCCTCGTCCAGGACGGCCGGGCCGCCCGCGCGGACGGCCGTCTGATGATGCCCGTCCTCGTCCTGAACGGCGAGCACGGCCTGCCCCAGAGCGTCCTGCTGGAGGGCGCGCACGCCGCCGCTGACGACGTCCGCGCGGACACCGTCCCCGACGCCGCTCACACCTTCGCCGCCGACAACCCGGCGTGGACGGCCGACCGGCTGACCCGCTTCTTCACCACCGCCCCCGCCGCCTGAGACGCGGCGCCGCCCAGCACACGGAGCACCTCTCATGCAGATCCTCGTCATCGGCGCCACCGGCTACGCCGGCCGCCGCGTCTCCACCGCCCTGACCCGCGCCGGGCACACCGTCCTGGGCCTGGCCCGCGACACCACCGCCCCCGCGGCCCGGGACCTCACGGTCAACGAGGTCACCCCCGTCGAGGGGGACTTCTCCAAGCCCGAGACCTGGCGCGAACACCTTGAAGGCACCGACGCCGTCGTCCATCTCCTCATGGACATGAGCGACCCCGTCGGCGGCGACCAGCGCCTGTTCGCCGAACTGCTCGCCGCACAGGAGCGCGACGGCCGCCGCCGGCACCTGGTGTTCACCACCGGCATCTCCAGCTACGGCCGCACCGGCCTGTCCCTCATGGACGAGAACACCCCCGGCAACCCCGAGAGCCCCATCGGTTTCCGCTTCGGCCTGGAAAAGGAACTGGCCGCCTCCGGCCTCGCCCACACCGTGGTCCGCCCCGGGTTCATGTACGGCGGGCCGGCGAGCACCTCCATGACCGGTCAGTGGTTCGCCGCCGCCGAAGCGGGCAGCCCGGTCTTCTACGGTGACGCCGCCAAGCGGTGGAGCTGGGTCCACGTCGACGACCTCGCCGACGCCTACGTCCGCATCCTCGACAACCCCGCCGCCGTCGACGGGGAGACCTTCGTCATCGCCGACGACCAGCGGCTGACCGCCCTGGACATGCAGCATGCAGCCGTACGGGCTGCCGGCTACACCGGCGAGATCACCCAGGTGAGCGCCGAGGCCGGGGGCATGATGCAGATGGCCGCCGACCAGGACGAACTCGTCACCAGCGCCAAGGCCCACCGCCTGCTCGGCTGGACCCCCCGGCACACCTCCTTCACCGACAGCCCCGCTCTCCACTACCGTGCATGGAGGACCGCCCAGTCCGCCTAGACCGGCGCCTGACGCCGCACCGGGCCGGCGGCTTCGGTCACCCGCGAAGCCACAACAAGACAGCCGTCACCCCTCCACGCCCCCAGTGCACGCGCCACGCCGCCCTGCCGCCAAATCCGCCATCGGGTCACCACATCGGCCGGACGGACTGCTACGCCGGCGCCGACACCCTGCCGCTGACCTGGACAACCGATCTGCTGCTGGAACCGGGCGGCCGTGGCGATCGAGACCGGAGCCCACGTCTCGTGGCCGCCGGCATCGAACCTCATCCCGCTCTCGGCCAGGGCGGTCGTCCTGGCCCGGCGTGCGCGTTGGTCGAAGCCGATCGCGCCCGGCCCGGCACGGCCGAGCACCTGGCTTCCCTGCCTGGCCGTCCTGCTGCCGATACCTCGTCGCGTGGCGCGCAGGACATCAGGGGGCGAGATTGACCGGGTGCCGTTGACGGGAAGGCATTCAGGCGCTGCTCATCGAGAAGGGACAACTGTGCCTGTAGAGCCTCCCCCCATACCCCGGGCGGCGGGATAACTCCCGCTGTTCGGCCACTTCATTCGGCTCTTCCCTGGCCCCTCCCCTTCATCGCCTCGCTCCGTCAGCGCTACGGCCCCCTGGTGGAGATCACACTCCAGCCAGGCACCCCCACACTGGTCGTCCAGGACCCCGCCCTGATCCGCGCGATGCTCACCACCCCGATCGCGGACACCCTCGACAAGGGTTCGTTCTTCGACGAGATGCGCGTACTCCTGGGCACCTCCGTGGTCACCGTCGCCGGAGACGTGCACAGCGCCAAGCGTCGCCAGATGCAACCCGCTTTCGCGCGCCCCAAGCTGGGCCGGTACGTCGACATCATGCGCACCGAGACGGAAGCCGCACTCGACAGCTGGACCCCGGGTCAGCGCATCGACGTCCGCGAGAGCATGGTCCAGCTGTCGCTGACCATGCTCACCAAAACGGTGTTCTCCGACAGCCTCGACGCCGCCGCCTTCCGGCAACTACGCCAGAACCTGGCCGCGGTGATGGACAGCGTCGGGCTGCGGATCATGATGCCAGGCTGGGCCAAGCATCTGCCGCTCCCGCTCAACCGCCGCTTCGACAGGGCCCGGACCGCCATCTGGAGCACTGTCTCCGAGGCTGTCGCGGGCCTGCGCTCCACCAGCCACGACACCGGCGACATGCTCTCCGTGATGCTCACCGTGCAGGACGAGAAAACCGGCCGCCCGCTGACGGATGAGCAGATCTGTTCCGAGGTGCTCACGCTCGCGTTGGCCGGCACCGAGAACACAGGCTCGGTACTGGCCTGGGTGCTCTACGAGCTGGCTCGGCATCCCGACATCGAAACCGAGGTGCTGGATAGAGCTGGAGCAGGTGCTGGGCGACCGGCCGGTGACCTTCGCGGACATCGGCCGGCTGCCGACCCTGGACCGGGTGATCAAGGAGGTACTGCGGCTGCATGTCACGGGCTGGATCCTGACCCGCCGCACCCTCACGGAGACCAAGCTCGGGCCGTGGACGCTGCCGGCCGGTACGAACCTGGCCTACTGCCAGCACGCCCTGCACCGCGACCCGGACCTCTATCCCTCGCCGCTGCGGTTCGACCCCGACCGCTGGCCGGACGGAGCTCAGGAACTCCCGCCAGGAGCTCTTCTGCCGTGGGGTGCGGGCAAACACCGGTGCATCGGTGACCGGTTCGCAACCACCGAGCTGATCACCGCCCTGGCCACGATTCTGCGGACGGTGCGCTTCACGCTGGCCCCCGGCCAGACGGTGCGCCCGGTGGCACGGGCCACTGTGCGCCCCGGAAAGATGCTGATGACCGTGCAGGAGCGCAGATCGGCTGCCGTGCATTAGAACGAGCGGGCTGACCAGATGGGCGATGGCGTGAACCACCAGTTCTCGCCGTCGGTGGGTGAGCGGAAAGGGCGCCTTCAGTACCTCCGCATACGAACAGTGCGACGACGAGGTAGTGGAGGGCCTTTTCCGTTCCTCGGCAGGGACGCGGCGGAGCCAACGCAGAGCGTGTCGGGTGAGGGCGGTCCGCCGACAGGCTCTGACCACGACCGTCACCGCTGCCCGGGATCGACTCGCAACGAGCCTGGAACGGGGCTGTGTTGACCACCGCATCGAATTGTCGCGCGTCGCGGCTGGTCGTGGAGCGGATGTGCGGGGCGCTTCGATCCCTGGACCGCCACAGGCGCTGGGTGGGGATTCAGCTCACCTTGAACCTCGGCGAGGCTGAACCTCGCTAATTGCGTCGAGAGGAATCACCCCCCCCAGCCGACGTCTCCACAGCGGGTCGCCGGACCCTGTGACGGGATTCCCGGTCGACCTCCCACGTGCGCAGCACCCGCCGCGCTTTCGAGTATCGGCAGGCACGCACTGAGTACGGAGCCAGCTGCGCCGATCCCCGCGATCCGACGCGGTATCCCGCCCGGATCAGCACGGACACCCAGAGCCTGAGACTTGGCCTGGCTGAGGCCGCCACACACGCCTTCGGCGGCGCCAGCAGCGCCCAGCGAGGGGACCAGCGAGCTGCCGTACCCGGCTGACCGTGCGGAGCGGGCGCTGTTCGACGACTCGATGCAGGCGCCAACCTGGTGCTGCGCTGCCACCCTGACCCCAACACCGCACGCACGTCAGCAGATCCGAGAAACAGCGCCTAACAATTTTTCGAGGATGTGCGTGGATACCGTGTCGCCGGGCACAAGGGCTATCGCACCGAGGTCCTGGTGCAATTCGGAGCCGGGACCTACCGGTCGAGGGGAATTTAGGCCGTTGTGAAGCTCATACGCACACGCGTCTGAGTCGGACCTGACGACAGGAACTTGAAATGATCATTCTTGGCCTTATTCTGCTGATCATCGGCTTGCTTGTCGGCATAGGGCTGCTGACAACGATCGGCGGCATCCTCATTCTGGTGGGCGCCATCCTGTGGATCCTGGGTGCGACCGGCCGCGCGGTCGGTGGACGCAAGCACTTCTTCTGAGGTCAGGGCGCCTCACCAAAACGCTGCGACGAGTGACTGTCCTTGGCTTCCTCCTCGTTGGAGAGCCAACGTCGTGAGGAACTGAGGATCGCGCGTTTGAGCTGCCGGTTGCCGCCTCTGGGTGCGTGTTCGCCGTGGCTCGATGCCTCGGATGACTTCGCGGTCGGGGCGAGGCTGGCGTAGGAGGCCAGGCGGGCGGGGATGGTGAAGCCGGTGCCGTCGCGGACGGTGGACGGCGACATCCCCGCTGCCTCCACTGCCCTGCCGGCTGGAGCCACGCACCCGCCCGCTCGGTGCGCCGCACCACCACCCGGCCGGCTGCGGAGACAGCAGCCGTTGCCATCCCCACCGCTGGTACGGAACCTCCGGCCGCGCCTGCCGCACCGGCCGGGGTGGGTTCGGTGAGCTCCTGGTCGACGGAGGTGGCGATGGCGTTGCCCAGCAGCGGCCGTAACCGGGCCACCGTCCAGACGGACGCCGTTCTGCATGCGCCCGAAGCCGGGGTGCCGGTGCCGCTGTTCGAGTGGACAACTGCACGGAGTCCACGGACGTTCCGGTGGCGAAGTCGACCGCTACCGCCGCTTCTTCCGCCAGAAGACCAAAGACCACCAGGGCCGTGAACTCCCGGTGTGGCGCACCCTGTTCCCGCCGACCTTCCGGAGGAGTATCCGCCGGTGGCCGTGGTGTTCAACCCGGGTATCCGTACTGGTGAGCAGGCGTTGAAGAACCGTATGAACCGCGTCCTGGATCTCACCCGGGAGTTCCGGTCCGGCAGCTGGGAGCGCATGGGCGGCCTGTCGGGGGATCCGGACGACGGGTACCGCGACTACAGCGACGCCATCCCGCTGCTGTTTTCACGACCCTGCCCCGCCTGCAAGACGACAGGCCGCTCGGGGCGGTGTGGCGGCTGTGCGGCCACCGCCAGTGGCAGACCTTCACCGACGCCCTCGCCAACCCCGACGACATCGAGATGTGGTGGCGCCGCGACGACGAACGCCGCCGGGAGCATGATGCCCGGTTGGAAGCCGAACGACTTCAGTCGCGGGAAGAACTCGAACGGATACGGGCAGCCTGGCAGGAGGAAGACGAACGGGAACACGATTCCCCGCAGGGCCCGGACCCGGATGCACAGCCGTGCCAGCGGTACGGTGGACCGCTCTCCGGCGCGTGGGGCGAGGGCGACGACCTCCTTGCCGCGCCAGACGCTCTTCGGCAAGCGCCAGCGAAACCCGTAGGGCCGGGACCGGAGACGGGGTTCTGCGCTGCACGGGCCGGCAGGGGTCGCCCCAGGGAAGAAGTCGGCGTCCGTGGCGCCGGTCCCGGCACCCCTTGCGCCGGCCACCTGTCCCTGCCGGGCCGCACCATCCGCCTGGCCGAGCCGGTACGCGTACGCCTGGCCGTCTATCTCACCCACCGGTGCCAGCGCCGGCCGCACACCGCCAACCCTCACTTCTTCGTCACCAGCCGCACCGCCCTGTCCACCACACCCGTCAGCCGGCCCTGGCTCTACCGCCACTACCCCGCCTCCAGCCACCTCCTGCGCGACGACCGCATCATCGACGAGGCCCAGGCAAACGGAGACACCCGCATCATCTGCGAACTGTTCGGCCTCACCTACCACGCCGCCACCCGCTACACCCGCCCCTACCGGGATGCGGCCACGCCGCAGCCACCTGCCACGCCACCCCGGCCGATGCCGACAGAGCACGGGGGAGAAGAGGCATTTCCTCTTGGTGCGGCAGCCGCCTTTCACTGCCGTCCGAGCAGAACGTGGAGGAGGGCTACTGTCGGCGTACACCTGCATGTCCCCAGGCACGTACAGCTGAACGTGCCCGGGTTGCCGTACCGGATTCAGTTCCTCCGTCGGTACGTTCCGGGTGCCGTTCCGTGCGTTCGTTTGAACGCGTTGGCGAAGGCGAACTCGGATGTGTAGCCCACTTGGGTGGCGATGGATCTCAAGGGTGCGTCTGATGTCCGCAGCAGGTGCGCCGCCGTGGTCATCCGCCACCAGGTCAGGTAGCTGAGGGGTGGTTGACCGATGAGCAGGGCGAAGCGCCTGGCGAACGGAGCCCGGGAGAGCCCGGCTTCTGCCGCGAGTTTCGCCACGGTCCACGGCGAAGCCGGGTCTCGGTGGATGGCGTGGAGGGCGGCGGTGACCGGGCGGTCGTTGAGTGCGGCAGCCCATCCGGTGGTGTTGCCCAGGGAGGACTGTCCGTTGAACCAGATGCGCAGGATGTAGAGCAGCAGCACGTCCAGCAGCGCGGGGACGGCTGCGTCCGTGCCCAGACGCGCGTTCTCCACCTCTGCGGCCAGTAGCTCGACGGCCGCACTCAACTCCGGATGGCGGCCTGCTTGTGCCGGGAGGTGGATCAGATCCGGGAGGGTCAGCAACAGCGGGTGGGTGCGGGACAGGTCGAGTTGGTAGGCCCCGCAGAGCACTACGGTGACCGGGCCGTCCTCTCCGCTCCAGTCGACGCTGTCGGAGACGTAGGTGCCGGACAGTTGGTGGTCGGCGGGACCGCAGGCAGGGGCCGTCACCGGGGTTCTGGGGCTGTCCGCCAGGGTGTGGCCGCTGCCGTGGGGAAGGAACACCACGTCGCCCGCGCCCAGTTGGACGGGCTCCGTCTCCGAAGGCAGCAGCCAGCAGGAACCCTGCAGGACCACCTGGAAGCCCGCCGACCCTGGGACGGAGGCGAACTCCTGTCTCCACGGGGCATGCCACCGCACGTGCGCCGAGCGGGAGCGGCCAGTGCGCGTCACCGCGACCACGTCGCTGAGTACATCCATACGGTGAGCGTACGCGTGCGAGACGTTCGCGTATGAACTGGGCGCTCTGGCGCATGGATCGTCTCTTGCGTGCGGTCGTAGATTCGCGGCATGACGATGATGAAGACCGCGCGTATCCATGAATTCGGCGATGCGTCCGTGATCCGCTACGACACCGTTCCGCGCCCTCGACCCGCCTTCGGAGAAGTACTCGTCCGTGTCGCCGCGACCTCGTTCAATCCCACCGAGGCCGCGTTGCGCGCCGGGATGCTGCAGGCGTTCCTTCCCGTGGACCTGCCGTACACGCTCGGCTGGGACGTCGCCGGCACCGTGGCCGAGATCGGCCCGGGGGCGCAGGGATTCGCCGTCGGCGACCGGGTCATGGGGTGGCTCGACAGCGGAGGGGCCGCGGAATACGTACGGGCGCCCGTCGCCGTGCTGGTCGCGGTGCCGGACGCTGTCCCTCTCGCGAACGCTGCGGCTCTTCCCCTGGCCGGCCTGACGGCATGGCAGGCGGTCTTCGAGCATGGCAAGGTGGCCGCTGGTCAGCGGGTGCTGGTCAACGGTGCGGGCGGTGGCATCGGCGGCTTCGTGACGCAGCTTGCGAAGTATGCCGGAGCCGAGGTGATCGCTACGGCCGGTGCTCGAAGCACCGAGGTGGTCCGGAGGCAGGGCGCGGACCGAGTGATCGACTACACCGCAGGGCCGGTGGGCGCGTCGCTCGACGGCCCTGTGGACACTCTGCTCAATCTGGTCCCGCTGAGCCCACCGGACGCCGCGGCTCTGGCGCCTCTGGTCCGGCCGGGCGGGCGTATTGTCTCGATCGCGACCCCGGTCAAGTCACCTGCCGATGCCGGGGTCACTGCGATGCACATCGTCGCCCGAAACGATGTAGCGCATCTGGCGGCGCTGGTGGAACTCGTCGAGGCGGGTGCGGTCGCCATCGACGTCAGCGAGTCGCGCCCGCTGACCGACCTCGCAGACGTCCACCGCCTCAGTGAGGCCGGCCGGACCCGAGGCAAGGTCATCATCATCCCTTGAGCCTGGGCGGCCGAACGTGCTCTTCAGCTCCCACGCACCCCTCCGGTAGGCACGTTCCCGTCGGTAGGCACGTTCCCGTGTACCTGGTTGAGCATGTTGGCGGGTACGCCGACAGCTACGACTGCGATGCCGACCAGCAGGGCGGTCCCGAAGACGGGGATCGTGCCGTGCACCTGTGGCCGCGGCTACACCGGCATCGTCCTCGACACGGAAGAGGTACTCATGTGGTCCTCGGGGAACTCCGGCCCATCCACGGCCTGTCCCCGCACGACGACACCTCAGGCGGCTGCCGAAGCGTCCCACCGGGTCCCCTGCTGAACGACCGCCGCTGACCATCCCCTCGCAGGGCCCGCGGCTCAGCAGGTGACCTGATCCCTGGCCGTGAAGTGGGCTGGGCCGGATGACGCACCGTGTGATCAGGTGCAGTCACTTCCGTCGGTCACCGTTCCCAACGAGGAGAAAGGCCCGCCAG of the Streptomyces aurantiacus genome contains:
- a CDS encoding GNAT family N-acetyltransferase, which encodes MHKGSVNMALGELVKLRAMGPADADALWRWNHDPEVMRWMDDTYAQPVERVRTWLEERPRNTYGDLLLGIEALTDGQLIGLVMLHDADPEKGIAKLDIYLGEKAYWGRGYATDAVRTICRYGFEDMRLHKITLTVVTENDAARRVYEKVGFVEEGRLRQVFRRDGKWYDMFTMGLLEGELC
- a CDS encoding NAD-dependent epimerase/dehydratase family protein, which translates into the protein MQILVIGATGYAGRRVSTALTRAGHTVLGLARDTTAPAARDLTVNEVTPVEGDFSKPETWREHLEGTDAVVHLLMDMSDPVGGDQRLFAELLAAQERDGRRRHLVFTTGISSYGRTGLSLMDENTPGNPESPIGFRFGLEKELAASGLAHTVVRPGFMYGGPASTSMTGQWFAAAEAGSPVFYGDAAKRWSWVHVDDLADAYVRILDNPAAVDGETFVIADDQRLTALDMQHAAVRAAGYTGEITQVSAEAGGMMQMAADQDELVTSAKAHRLLGWTPRHTSFTDSPALHYRAWRTAQSA
- a CDS encoding AraC family transcriptional regulator, with amino-acid sequence MDVLSDVVAVTRTGRSRSAHVRWHAPWRQEFASVPGSAGFQVVLQGSCWLLPSETEPVQLGAGDVVFLPHGSGHTLADSPRTPVTAPACGPADHQLSGTYVSDSVDWSGEDGPVTVVLCGAYQLDLSRTHPLLLTLPDLIHLPAQAGRHPELSAAVELLAAEVENARLGTDAAVPALLDVLLLYILRIWFNGQSSLGNTTGWAAALNDRPVTAALHAIHRDPASPWTVAKLAAEAGLSRAPFARRFALLIGQPPLSYLTWWRMTTAAHLLRTSDAPLRSIATQVGYTSEFAFANAFKRTHGTAPGTYRRRN
- a CDS encoding cytochrome P450 produces the protein MSRSVPRCSRSRWPAPRTQARYWPGCSTSWLGIPTSKPRCWIELEQVLGDRPVTFADIGRLPTLDRVIKEVLRLHVTGWILTRRTLTETKLGPWTLPAGTNLAYCQHALHRDPDLYPSPLRFDPDRWPDGAQELPPGALLPWGAGKHRCIGDRFATTELITALATILRTVRFTLAPGQTVRPVARATVRPGKMLMTVQERRSAAVH
- a CDS encoding alpha/beta fold hydrolase; the encoded protein is MTSQAPAPDGFQHAVADVNGVGIHYVAGGSGPVVVLIHGWPFSWIEWRALMPLLAARGFTVIAPDLRGSGDSRIPDGHWTKREEAEDLHHLLRHLGHDRAYVVGTDVGTVTAHAWAQHHPDDVERLVLSEAFLPGYGLEEHMNPATGGSWHFGFHAQSELAAMLTAGKEEQYLSGFWTVMTRGGITEADRADLLRAYTRPDAMRGGFEHYATLVQDGRAARADGRLMMPVLVLNGEHGLPQSVLLEGAHAAADDVRADTVPDAAHTFAADNPAWTADRLTRFFTTAPAA
- a CDS encoding transcriptional regulator translates to MPERNIEFGKYGAHGIRGHEAVARQLDALAGYITTPITARRGLQARLHYLTRTAHAREAARAAGLTVTDRTLRAWQAGTRTPSRTNLARIEQAYRTVRRVNVARYLTARLNKEGRGTRVEIHPVNQSRVDRPRQRAVEFRTMNVRNWDRIVDAWAAGDGQELDNAWIDQVVDLGSQWGQYEYVTTIGFAA
- a CDS encoding NADP-dependent oxidoreductase, which encodes MTMMKTARIHEFGDASVIRYDTVPRPRPAFGEVLVRVAATSFNPTEAALRAGMLQAFLPVDLPYTLGWDVAGTVAEIGPGAQGFAVGDRVMGWLDSGGAAEYVRAPVAVLVAVPDAVPLANAAALPLAGLTAWQAVFEHGKVAAGQRVLVNGAGGGIGGFVTQLAKYAGAEVIATAGARSTEVVRRQGADRVIDYTAGPVGASLDGPVDTLLNLVPLSPPDAAALAPLVRPGGRIVSIATPVKSPADAGVTAMHIVARNDVAHLAALVELVEAGAVAIDVSESRPLTDLADVHRLSEAGRTRGKVIIIP
- a CDS encoding MarR family winged helix-turn-helix transcriptional regulator, which gives rise to MDSIPPEDDQLNADELLLWQSLGRLVHSLPRLLEEDMGRTGVTMTEFAVLLLLSEAPDHRMRMSALATASGLTPSRITRIIDGLSRHDMVRKERHSQDARGSEAVLTDTGLHAMRTAQPAHLASARRRVLDHIPADLLPGIAETLARLADTQQRQRPSDPTP